In a genomic window of Tursiops truncatus isolate mTurTru1 chromosome 7, mTurTru1.mat.Y, whole genome shotgun sequence:
- the MARS2 gene encoding methionine--tRNA ligase, mitochondrial has protein sequence MLRISAFRLLGRTGASRLSLLEDFSLRHYSSDPLGVRDDTRDARAYFTTPIFYVNAAPHIGHLYSALLADALCRHHRLRVPSAAATRFSTGTDEHGLKIQQAAAAAGLAPSELCDRVSAQFQQLFREADISSTDFIRTTEARHRMAVQHFWGVLKARGLLYKGLYEGWYCASDECFLPEAKVTRQPGPSGDLCPVSLESGHPVSWTKEENYIFRLSQFREPLQRWLRGDPQAITPEPFHHAVLQWLEEELPDLSVSRRSSHLHWGIPVPGDDSQTIYVWLDALVNYLTVIGYPNAEFKSWWPTTSHIIGKDILKFHAIYWPALLLGAGMSPPHRIYVHSHWTVCGQKMSKSLGNVVDPRTCLDRYTVDGFRYFLLRQGVPNWDCDYYGEKVVKLLDSELAFALGGLLNRCTANRINPSGTYPAFCTTCFPSEPGLVGPSGRAQAEDYALVSAVATLPKQVADHYDNFQIYKALEAVSSCVRQTNGFVQRHAPWKLNWESPVDAPWLGTVLHVALECLRVFGTLLQPVTPSLADKLLSRLGVSATERGLGELHFLPRFYGHPCPFEGRRLGPETGVLFPRLDQSRAWLVKTHKT, from the coding sequence ATGCTGCGGATTTCTGCCTTTCGGCTGCTAGGACGCACAGGGGCGAGTAGGCTCTCGCTCCTGGAGGACTTTAGCTTACGCCACTACAGTTCTGACCCTCTCGGTGTCCGGGACGATACCCGAGACGCGCGCGCCTATTTCACCACACCCATCTTCTACGTAAACGCGGCGCCGCACATCGGGCACCTGTACTCGGCGCTACTGGCTGACGCCCTGTGCCGACACCACCGCCTCCGAGTTCCCAGCGCCGCCGCCACGCGATTCTCCACTGGTACCGATGAGCACGGCCTCAAGATTCAGCAGGCAGCAGCCGCTGCGGGCCTGGCTCCGTCCGAGCTGTGCGACAGAGTCTCTGCCCAGTTCCAGCAGCTTTTCCGGGAGGCTGACATCTCCTCCACCGACTTCATCCGCACCACTGAGGCCCGGCATCGGATGGCTGTGCAGCATTTCTGGGGGGTGCTGAAGGCTCGGGGTCTTCTCTACAAGGGGCTCTATGAAGGTTGGTATTGCGCCTCGGACGAGTGCTTCCTGCCTGAAGCCAAGGTCACCAGGCAGCCCGGCCCGTCGGGGGATTTGTGTCCTGTATCTCTGGAGAGCGGGCATCCCGTCTCCTGGaccaaggaagaaaactacatttTCAGGCTTTCCCAGTTCCGGGAGCCGCTCCAGCGGTGGCTGCGGGGCGACCCTCAGGCCATCACCCCGGAGCCATTCCATCACGCAGTCCTTCAGTGGCTGGAAGAGGAGCTGCCTGACCTATCCGTCTCTCGAAGGAGTAGCCACTTGCACTGGGGCATTCCGGTGCCGGGGGACGATTCGCAGACCATCTACGTATGGCTGGATGCCTTGGTCAACTACCTTACTGTAATTGGCTACCCAAACGCTGAGTTCAAATCTTGGTGGCCCACCACCTCTCATATCATAGGCAAGGACATTCTCAAATTCCATGCTATCTATTGGCCTGCCCTCCTCTTAGGGGCCGGCATGAGCCCACCACACCGCATCTATGTTCACTCCCACTGGACGGTCTGTGGTCAAAAGATGTCTAAGAGCTTGGGCAACGTGGTGGATCCCAGGACATGCCTTGACCGCTATACTGTGGATGGCTTCCGCTACTTTCTCCTTCGTCAGGGCGTCCCCAACTGGGACTGTGATTACTATGGTGAAAAGGTGGTTAAGTTGTTGGATTCCGAGCTGGCATTTGCTTTGGGAGGTCTCTTGAACCGATGCACTGCCAACAGAATAAATCCTTCTGGGACCTATCCGGCTTTTTGCACTACCTGTTTTCCCAGTGAGCCAGGGTTGGTGGGGCCATCAGGTCGTGCTCAGGCAGAGGACTATGCTCTGGTGAGCGCAGTGGCCACTTTGCCCAAGCAGGTGGCAGACCACTATGATAACTTTCAGATCTATAAGGCCCTGGAGGCAGTATCCAGCTGTGTCCGGCAAACTAATGGCTTTGTCCAAAGGCATGCACCATGGAAGTTGAACTGGGAGAGCCCAGTGGATGCTCCCTGGCTGGGTACTGTGCTTCATGTGGCCTTGGAATGTTTGCGAGTCTTTGGAACTTTGCTCCAGCCTGTCACCCCAAGCCTAGCTGACAAGCTGCTGTCTAGGTTGGGGGTCTCTGCCACAGAGAGGGGCCTTGGAGAGCTCCATTTCTTGCCTCGATTCTATGGACATCCATGCCCTTTtgaagggaggaggctgggaccTGAAACTGGGGTCTTGTTTCCAAGACTGGACCAGTCCAGGGCCTGGCTGGTAAAAACCCATAAGACCTAG